From Synoicihabitans lomoniglobus, the proteins below share one genomic window:
- a CDS encoding ADOP family duplicated permease, which yields MSPFKSLWVSLRALFRPRAAESELDEELRIHLEMEIEHNIAQGMSPAAARRAARVALGGVDQTKEASRDAWGWRILQDFWRDGGFALKSLRRTPGFTVIAVLTLGLGIGVNTVMFAFVRDTVLRPLVRDESLGLTTIYNSRAGADRDFRHSSYAEFETLRESTDVFADVAASFYSIEAVGVKNDLHRRLIGIASQNYLSLIGGRPLHGRFFNTAESQLEAAIPVVVANHSLWQRLGFPANFIGSTLRVNQRDYTVIGITPRGFVGEHVSIGPEIWLPFGEAHFYRDQSLRSTELHALGLTARLAPGLSIETARARLPALDERLNDRALPEDDGPRHLVLAPPSRADLGSSSPNNESYLNLFALLSMGLSAAVLIVACLNLANMVLARGAARRKEIAIRLSLGASRGRIVRQLSTEGLVLCLLGSVAGLLLSVWADSGIYQISLQVFSTSNFTLGVSPFLDGSMMSATVVFCLIATLASSVGPALRITRPNIVDDLKQTRSGGTGSAPWRRFFTLGNTLVIAQIALSLALLFSAALFVRSSLGAKSMDLGFQTADQLVANLDYGMTDLSDPAIARQQQALLARLTPLAGAGNVALASDVPYNFELGYHPVFPAADAAPISLDQAHDGRSYAGFTAVSRDYFSLLGINVLRGRTFTTAESTEPDGPGVAIIDQSLARSLFGDRDAIGQRVFLGEEAAASGDLARSLEIVGIVRSPRDHVFEDAAPARIYRPLGQAPESNIYLHLGTSEPQRRAPTIRRELQAFDPATPVLFIRPLSSFVENNVNSLLVKLAALIFGIFGGIALLLAIVGVYGVKSHAVTRRTREIGIRMALGAHPREVMGLILRQGALQTLVGLMLGTALSLAASRALASMIYQATQTDVLALIVSGAVLGLAVLLACYLPARRATRVDPATTLRSE from the coding sequence ATGAGTCCGTTCAAGAGTCTTTGGGTCAGCCTGCGGGCACTCTTCCGTCCCCGGGCCGCGGAGTCCGAACTCGACGAGGAGCTGCGCATCCATCTCGAGATGGAGATCGAGCACAACATCGCCCAGGGCATGTCGCCCGCCGCCGCCCGCCGCGCCGCACGAGTCGCGCTGGGTGGCGTCGATCAAACCAAGGAAGCCAGCCGCGACGCGTGGGGCTGGCGCATCCTGCAGGATTTTTGGCGCGACGGCGGGTTCGCCCTCAAGTCCCTGCGCCGCACGCCTGGTTTCACGGTGATTGCCGTGCTGACCCTCGGCCTGGGTATCGGCGTCAATACCGTCATGTTTGCCTTTGTTCGCGACACCGTGCTGCGCCCGTTGGTGCGCGATGAATCGCTCGGCCTCACGACCATCTACAACAGCCGCGCCGGAGCCGACCGCGACTTCCGTCATTCGTCCTACGCCGAGTTTGAGACGTTGCGTGAATCCACCGACGTGTTCGCTGATGTCGCGGCTTCGTTTTACAGCATCGAAGCCGTCGGGGTGAAAAACGATCTCCACCGTCGCTTGATCGGCATCGCCTCTCAAAACTACCTGTCGCTCATCGGCGGTCGTCCCCTGCACGGCCGGTTCTTCAACACCGCCGAGTCGCAACTCGAGGCCGCCATCCCGGTCGTCGTGGCCAATCACAGTTTGTGGCAACGGCTGGGCTTTCCCGCCAATTTTATCGGCAGCACCCTGCGCGTGAACCAACGCGACTACACCGTCATCGGCATCACCCCGCGCGGTTTCGTGGGTGAGCATGTATCGATCGGCCCCGAGATCTGGTTGCCCTTCGGCGAAGCCCATTTTTACCGCGACCAGAGTCTGCGTTCGACCGAACTTCACGCCCTCGGTCTGACCGCCCGACTCGCTCCCGGTCTGTCGATCGAGACCGCCCGCGCCCGCCTGCCCGCCCTCGACGAACGTCTCAATGACCGTGCCTTACCCGAAGACGACGGCCCCCGCCACCTTGTGCTCGCCCCGCCTTCCCGCGCCGACTTGGGCAGTTCGAGTCCGAACAATGAGAGCTACCTCAATCTCTTTGCCCTCCTCTCCATGGGCCTGTCCGCCGCCGTGCTCATCGTAGCCTGTCTCAACCTCGCCAACATGGTGCTCGCCCGCGGTGCCGCGCGGCGCAAAGAGATCGCGATTCGCCTTTCGCTCGGAGCGTCCCGCGGGCGCATCGTGCGTCAGCTCAGCACCGAGGGGTTGGTCCTGTGCCTGCTCGGCAGTGTGGCGGGGCTACTCCTCAGTGTCTGGGCCGACAGCGGCATCTACCAAATTTCACTGCAGGTGTTTTCCACCAGCAATTTCACTCTGGGCGTCTCGCCGTTTCTCGACGGTTCCATGATGTCCGCCACCGTGGTGTTCTGCCTCATCGCCACGCTCGCCTCCAGCGTCGGCCCGGCCCTGCGCATCACGCGGCCCAACATCGTCGACGACCTCAAGCAGACTCGGAGCGGTGGAACCGGGTCCGCTCCGTGGCGGCGCTTTTTCACGCTGGGCAACACGCTCGTCATCGCTCAAATCGCGCTCTCCCTCGCCCTGTTGTTCAGCGCCGCCCTGTTCGTGCGCAGCTCGCTGGGCGCGAAGTCCATGGATCTGGGCTTCCAGACGGCCGATCAACTGGTCGCCAATCTCGACTACGGCATGACCGATCTCTCGGACCCCGCCATCGCCCGCCAACAGCAGGCGCTCCTCGCTCGCCTCACCCCGTTGGCGGGAGCAGGCAACGTCGCACTCGCGTCCGATGTTCCCTACAATTTTGAGCTCGGATATCACCCCGTCTTTCCCGCTGCCGACGCCGCCCCGATCAGTCTCGATCAGGCCCACGACGGACGCAGCTACGCCGGCTTTACCGCGGTCAGTCGGGACTACTTCTCCCTGCTCGGGATCAACGTTCTGCGTGGACGCACCTTCACCACCGCCGAGTCGACCGAGCCCGATGGCCCCGGTGTCGCCATCATCGACCAAAGCCTCGCCCGGTCCCTCTTCGGTGACCGCGACGCAATCGGTCAACGCGTGTTTCTCGGTGAAGAAGCCGCCGCCAGCGGCGATCTCGCCCGGTCTCTCGAAATCGTCGGCATCGTGCGCAGCCCGCGCGATCATGTCTTCGAAGACGCAGCCCCCGCGCGGATTTATCGTCCCCTCGGACAAGCCCCCGAATCCAATATTTACCTACACCTCGGCACGTCGGAACCCCAGCGGCGCGCGCCGACGATTCGGCGGGAGTTGCAGGCGTTCGATCCGGCCACCCCCGTGCTTTTCATCCGCCCGCTCAGCAGCTTTGTGGAGAACAACGTAAACAGTCTGCTGGTGAAACTCGCCGCCCTCATTTTCGGCATCTTCGGCGGTATCGCACTGCTCCTCGCCATTGTCGGGGTTTACGGGGTGAAATCCCACGCCGTCACCCGCCGCACCCGCGAGATCGGCATTCGCATGGCGCTGGGCGCTCATCCGCGCGAAGTCATGGGATTGATCCTCCGACAGGGCGCCCTGCAAACGCTGGTGGGATTGATGCTCGGCACCGCCCTTTCCCTGGCCGCCAGCCGCGCCCTCGCCAGCATGATTTATCAAGCCACGCAGACGGACGTTTTGGCACTGATCGTCAGCGGCGCGGTTCTCGGATTGGCGGTCCTGCTCGCGTGCTACCTGCCGGCCCGGCGCGCCACCCGGGTCGACCCGGCCACGACTTTGCGCAGCGAATAA
- a CDS encoding PadR family transcriptional regulator: MTPSPNDLLQGTLGLLALRALRDESRHGWGIQQRINQIADNVLSVNQGSLYPALIRLEKQGLIKSEWGTSEAGRRAKYYALTAKGRKQMDAETANWRKFATVVDLILETA; encoded by the coding sequence ATGACTCCTTCCCCCAACGATCTTCTACAAGGCACCCTCGGCCTGCTCGCCCTGCGCGCCCTCCGCGACGAAAGTCGTCACGGCTGGGGCATCCAGCAACGTATCAACCAAATCGCCGACAACGTGCTGAGCGTGAATCAGGGTTCCCTCTACCCTGCCCTCATCCGGCTCGAAAAACAGGGTCTGATCAAATCCGAGTGGGGCACTTCCGAAGCCGGACGGCGCGCCAAATACTACGCGCTGACCGCCAAAGGGCGGAAGCAGATGGACGCCGAGACCGCCAACTGGCGCAAGTTCGCCACCGTCGTGGACCTTATTCTGGAGACTGCTTAA
- a CDS encoding HEAT repeat domain-containing protein, translating to MNKPLSLLTLCCAVWCAPISAQASDITAFIDDLNATDFAVRQSARLDLRQALVDATPRELKALESELLQAIGPDRDWATRDWSIRMLELVGTKAAVKPLAALLADPDPRIQDLARRALSANPSRGAAAVLEKAILKAPAAERGPLADALAYRGESRAVRELTAVLKTGSSEAALALGKIGNRAARSALAKARSGATGVFRETVELALLDAGVTDRRLARELAETGTGEAVRVAAFARLLELDARGANAVLTATLSGSESQLPLLFLRAAMDSSLQNDVVARLPDLPEPAQIVVLDAIADQRLRAYEAAVLARLEGASETLHPVVVRALGIVGSDTSFQPLLDLHLANGRDRDVTAALARLNAPASEAALLATVQGDGDVAARAASLRLLVLRNTAGVTALVNQLAQADQEAAIRVAAFKGMEMVGDPESVRVLLDVVLAENTTVKRDAQGSLKKLSANLDVSDYLWNEIYAPAMAAASNDDRRRDVLVIIDGNSGAATATYLQELVLTDNPLRPDAINALRRWTDISGVDAWIAIATTEGATEAEIATAKQGMVRLLASKTVTGFYPDKVDRAAAAMRALAGDAEFRKAVINTYDRQLHWQTRVRIGQVFPEFLSDPAIAPDVQALLDRAKFN from the coding sequence ATGAACAAACCCCTCTCTCTTCTCACGCTTTGTTGCGCGGTTTGGTGTGCGCCGATCTCGGCTCAAGCCAGCGATATCACCGCCTTCATCGACGATCTCAATGCCACCGATTTTGCCGTGCGCCAGTCGGCCCGGCTCGATCTCCGCCAGGCGCTCGTCGACGCCACGCCCCGGGAGTTGAAAGCCCTGGAAAGTGAACTGCTGCAGGCCATCGGTCCTGACCGCGATTGGGCGACCCGCGACTGGTCGATCCGCATGTTGGAACTCGTCGGCACCAAGGCGGCGGTCAAGCCCCTCGCGGCCTTGCTCGCCGACCCTGATCCGCGCATCCAGGATCTCGCCCGTCGGGCCTTGTCGGCCAACCCCTCGCGGGGTGCGGCCGCCGTGCTGGAAAAGGCGATTTTGAAAGCCCCGGCGGCGGAGCGCGGTCCCTTGGCCGATGCCTTGGCCTACCGCGGTGAATCTCGGGCAGTGCGCGAACTAACGGCCGTCCTGAAGACCGGTTCGTCGGAGGCCGCGCTCGCCCTGGGAAAGATCGGCAACCGGGCGGCGCGGTCGGCTTTGGCCAAGGCGCGCTCCGGCGCGACCGGAGTGTTTCGCGAGACCGTCGAGCTCGCGCTGTTGGACGCTGGCGTCACCGACCGTCGTTTGGCGCGGGAGTTGGCGGAGACCGGGACTGGTGAAGCCGTGCGTGTGGCCGCATTTGCGCGATTGCTGGAGCTGGACGCTCGCGGGGCCAACGCCGTATTGACCGCCACCTTGAGCGGATCCGAGTCGCAACTGCCGCTGCTGTTCCTGCGCGCCGCGATGGATTCGTCGCTCCAAAACGACGTGGTGGCGCGACTGCCCGATCTCCCGGAGCCCGCGCAAATCGTCGTGCTCGATGCCATCGCCGACCAGCGCCTGCGCGCTTACGAAGCGGCGGTCCTGGCGCGACTGGAAGGTGCGTCGGAAACGCTGCATCCGGTGGTGGTGCGTGCGCTCGGTATCGTGGGTTCGGATACAAGTTTTCAGCCCTTGCTCGACCTTCATCTGGCCAACGGGCGGGACCGGGATGTCACGGCGGCGTTGGCCCGTTTGAATGCCCCCGCGTCCGAGGCGGCGTTGCTCGCGACGGTGCAGGGCGACGGAGACGTCGCGGCGCGGGCGGCGTCGCTGCGTTTGCTCGTGCTGCGCAATACCGCGGGAGTGACGGCATTGGTCAACCAACTCGCTCAAGCCGATCAGGAGGCGGCGATCCGCGTGGCGGCGTTCAAGGGCATGGAGATGGTGGGAGACCCGGAGAGTGTCCGGGTGCTGCTCGATGTCGTGTTGGCGGAAAACACCACCGTGAAGCGCGACGCGCAGGGCAGCTTGAAGAAACTCTCGGCCAATCTGGATGTGTCCGATTATCTCTGGAACGAAATCTATGCACCCGCGATGGCGGCGGCTTCGAACGATGACCGGCGGCGCGACGTGTTGGTCATCATCGATGGCAACTCCGGCGCGGCGACTGCGACTTATTTGCAGGAACTGGTCCTCACCGACAATCCGCTTCGTCCGGATGCGATCAATGCGCTGCGGCGTTGGACCGACATCTCCGGGGTCGACGCCTGGATCGCGATCGCAACCACCGAGGGCGCGACCGAAGCCGAGATCGCCACCGCGAAGCAGGGCATGGTGCGCCTCCTGGCGTCGAAGACCGTGACCGGGTTTTACCCCGACAAAGTCGATCGCGCCGCCGCCGCGATGCGGGCGTTGGCCGGGGACGCCGAATTCCGAAAGGCGGTGATCAATACCTATGACCGTCAGTTGCACTGGCAGACTCGTGTGCGAATCGGCCAGGTCTTCCCGGAATTTCTAAGTGATCCTGCGATCGCGCCGGACGTGCAGGCCTTGCTGGACCGCGCGAAATTCAACTGA